The following coding sequences are from one Capsicum annuum cultivar UCD-10X-F1 chromosome 3, UCD10Xv1.1, whole genome shotgun sequence window:
- the LOC107865108 gene encoding protein PFC0760c-like has product MRDNNEAIYSEDENKAHNKDDGIRTMLEEVAEGSFVNYSKAHKEELLKQGVVDIEDKYREQFPSWFRKKCFDLRKKTGMQEDEKFTSVYVKRFWYENDSFVLDTQAKQVFYIDDPELVEDWLIMLKFQARHIYDIPEKENINSEVENDELPATNVELYQDTSFEKYEVEVDYNGEDSDQEDDTMVEYSSDHEENEDNNSATNNESDSTDHNADIDL; this is encoded by the exons ATGAGAGATAACAATGAAGCAATTTACAGTGAAGATGAAAATAAAGCCCATAATAAGGATGATGGGATTCGTACTATGTTAGAAGAGGTTGCTGAAGGATCATTTGTCAATTATTCGAA AGCGCATAAAGAAGAGCTATTGAAGCAAGGTGTTGTGGATATAGAAGATAAATACAGAGAACAATTTCCTTCGTGGTTCAGAAAAAAA TGTTTTGATCTTCGTAAGAAAACAGGGATGCAAGAAGATGAAAAATTTACAAGCGTCTATGTTAAAAGATTTTGGTATGAAAATGATTCCTTTGTACTAGATACTCAAGCAAAGCAAGTATTTTATATTGATGACCCAGAACTGGTGGAAGATTGGCTAATTATGCTCAAATTTCAAGCTAGGCACATATATGATATACCAGAGAAGGAAAACATAAACTCAGAGGTAGAAAATGATGAGTTGCCTGCTACAAATGTTGAATTATATCAAGATACATCATTTGAAA AATATGAAGTTGAAGTTGATTATAATGGAGAAGATTCTGACCAAGAAGATGACACTATGGTTGAGTACAGCAGTGACCATGAGGAGAATGAAGATAATAATAGTGCTACTAACAATGAATCTGATAGCACAGATCACAACGCCGACATTGACTTGTGA
- the LOC124896801 gene encoding cytokinin riboside 5'-monophosphate phosphoribohydrolase LOG3-like: protein MTVGSPTDMHQRKAEMTRHCYAFIALLGGYVVEEGFISFNARQIILSEPTTTELVEKLEEYVPCHERVASKLNWEMEQQLGYPQPQEIAR, encoded by the exons ATGACCGTTGGGAGCCCAACAGATATGCATCAAAGAAAAGCAGAAATGACTAGACACTGTTATGCTTTTATTGCTTTACTGGGTGGTTATG TTGTGGAGGAAGGCTTCATCAGTTTCAATGCTCGCCAAATCATCTTATCTGAGCCAACAACAACAGAGCTTGTCGAGAAACTCGAGGAATATGTTCCTTGTCATGAAAGAGTTGCTTCGAAGTTGAACTGGGAGATGGAGCAGCAGCTTGGCTACCCTCAACCACAAGAAATTGCGCGGTGA